One Spinacia oleracea cultivar Varoflay chromosome 4, BTI_SOV_V1, whole genome shotgun sequence DNA segment encodes these proteins:
- the LOC110786917 gene encoding DNA repair protein XRCC3 homolog — translation MSKIVSKGTTPCLKISTRCTAIDSILNGGISVGEETEFCGENATGKTQLCLQLSVACQLPPSSGGLFGSCLYIHSIGPFPISRVTGLIPFILDSPISDTDLPCDHIITKQVESVHDLPDALDWVVKLIQNSYNTCRHIRLVIIDSIASMCTSHFDNMAMGYESLTQLLRAIGYGLQSIASKYNVAVVVVNNVVDVFPSDRDSSTNFMMSSGRKVRPALGNRGR, via the coding sequence ATGtctaaaatagtttcaaagggAACAACACCTTGTCTTAAAATTTCAACTAGGTGCACTGCTATTGATAGTATTTTGAATGGGGGTATAAGTGTTGGAGAAGAAACTGAGTTTTGCGGGGAGAATGCAACAGGTAAAACGCAACTTTGCCTTCAATTGAGTGTTGCATGTCAATTACCCCCGTCTTCGGGCGGATTGTTCGGATCATGCCTTTATATCCACTCAATTGGTCCATTTCCCATTTCTAGGGTAACTGGTCTAATACCCTTCATTTTAGATTCACCTATAAGTGACACTGATCTTCCTTGTGATCATATTATAACTAAGCAGGTTGAATCCGTGCATGACTTACCGGATGCACTTGATTGGGTGGTGAAGTTGATTCAAAACTCGTATAACACATGCAGGCATATACGTTTAGTCATTATTGATTCAATTGCTAGTATGTGTACTAGTCATTTTGATAACATGGCAATGGGGTATGAGTCACTGACACAACTCTTACGTGCCATTGGTTACGGTTTACAATCAATTGCTTCTAAATATAATGTGGCTGTTGTAGTTGTAAATAATGTTGTGGATGTGTTTCCAAGCGATCGTGATTCTTCTACCAACTTCATGATGTCTTCCGGTAGGAAGGTCCGTCCTGCGTTGGGGAACCGTGGACGGTGA
- the LOC130471380 gene encoding protein FAR1-RELATED SEQUENCE 5-like, whose protein sequence is MDRLRFKCKKGGVKKSEGSNVTGCKMFVYGRVKNGEFVLVSCDLKHNHPLSPDCSRMMVNYRSIDGPTFDRIMINERAGVNISRNFGTQLIEKGGFDNMTFNKKDVRNAIAVERRKTMFEKGDVAGLEEYCMPFAPFVGVNHHGKSIVFAAALISHEDTESFIWVFEEWLKCTGKPPKGKLAEWKSIDTLIRTAVHDMLDPNEFDEVWCLVMDKYNQRGKGWMQDAYDNRRQWAPAYNRGTFWAGMSSTQRSEGMNRYFKIHVNLKCGLVQFIKNYEFCMNIKVEEEKEDNFDSVDTPPQLDVDKSVLAEYVFHKVYTNAMFADVVHERKGLTHTNVTRTDSLEPLVLYRADEKLTSPHWRKRYKSYNVKVDKVKGELSCSCQLWRKQVRSYESIRVSYYDPEESKRLAKAKELTQRHNYLRELAMHNEEAYKLYTEATDALRIKMEDVVGIRKTGNVGDNSICWWDPDARNVFGRRRLCPREHNERALKRVAQPPEEGVIKTPVDKRHELIRSTYGHIPSYRDRQEHANNVHDARVNLSYNGPVLEDIPESSQINLSEDLSQTFDYDAFVWRKRPGGRMTL, encoded by the exons ATGGATAGATTAAGGTTTAAATGTAAGAAGGGAGGGGTTAAAAAAAGTGAAGGGTCTAATGTTACTGGTTGCAAAATGTTTGTTTATGGTAGAGTGAAAAATGGAGAGTTCGTACTTGTTAGTTGTGATTTAAAGCATAATCACCCTCTAAGTCCCGATTGTAGTAGAATGATGGTTAATTATAGAAGCATTGATGGACCGACCTTTGATAGGATAATGATAAATGAAAGGGCCGGTGTTAACATCAGTAGAAACTTCGGGACGCAATTGATTGAAAAAGGTGGTTTTGATAATATGACGTTTAACAAAAAGGATGTGAGGAACGCCATAGCTGTTGAACGTCGTAAAACAATGTTTGAAAAAGGAGATGTTGCGGGTCTTGAAGA GTATTGTATGCCATTTGCTCCCTTTGTTGGCGTCAACCATCATGGTAAATCGATAGTCTTCGCTGCCGCTTTAATCTCACACGAAGACACTGAATCATTTATTTGGGTGTTTGAGGAATGGCTGAAGTGCACGGGGAAGCCTCCCAAAG GCAAGCTTGCAGAATGGAAAAGCATTGATACACTCATCCGAACAGCTGTCCACGATATGCTTGATCCTAATGAGTTTGATGAGGTTTGGTGCCTTGTGATGGACAAATATAATCAACGTGGTAAGGGGTGGATGCAGGATGCGTATGATAACCGTCGGCAATGGGCACCAGCCTACAACAGAGGCACATTTTGGGCTGGAATGTCATCTACCCAAAGAAGTGAAGGTATGAATCGTTACTTCAAAATTCATGTAAACTTAAAATGTGGATTAGTCCAGTTTATTAAGAACTACGAGTTTTGTATGAATATAAAGGTTGAGGAAGAGAAGGAGGATAATTTTGATAGTGTAGATACGCCTCCTCAACTTGATGTGGATAAGAGTGTGTTAGCCGAGTATGTTTTCCATAAGGTTTACACGAACGCGATGTTTGCTGATGTTGTGCATGAGCGTAAAGGTTTAACCCACACAAATGTTACCAGAACTGATTCACTAGAGCCACTTGTATTGTATAGAGCAGATGAGAAACTAACCTCCCCCCATTGGAGGAAAAGGTATAAGAGCTATAATGTTAAAGTAGATAAGGTTAAAGGGGAGCTAAGCTGTTCATGCCAGCT ATGGAGGAAGCAAGTTAGGTCATACGAGAGCATTAGGGTTTCATACTATGATCCGGAAGAATCTAAACGGCTAGCAAAAGCTAAAGAGCTCACTCAAAGGCATAATTATTTGAGAGAATTAGCCATGCATAATGAGGAAGCCTACAAGTTGTATACGGAAGCTACTGATGCCCTTAGGATAAAAATGGAGGATGTGGTGGGTATTCGAAAGACTGGCAATGTAGGGGATAATTCAATTTGTTGGTGGGATCCCGATGCACGTAATGTGTTTGGTCGTCGTAGGTTATGCCCAAGAGAGCATAATGAACGCGCCCTGAAAAGGGTAGCTCAACCTCCTGAAGAAGGTGTGATTAAAACACCCGTTGACAAGAGGCAT GAACTTATCAGGTCTACCTATGGGCATATTCCTAGCTACCGGGATAGACAAGAACACGCGAACAACGTTCACGACGCACGTGTAAATCTTTCTTACAATGGACCCGTGTTAGAAGACATTCCTGAAAGCTCTCAAATTAATTTGTCCGAAGATTTATCTCAAACTTTTGATTACGATGCGTTTGTATGGCGCAAAAGACCTGGAGGCCGGATGACGTTGTAG
- the LOC110786906 gene encoding autophagy-related protein 18a, giving the protein MPSSSPPPPPPPPPPLSTTSSTSSISSQPQLLSLSFNQDSTCFSAATDSGFLIFNTHPFRPIFNRTFSHSLSLVHMLFRCNILALVGGGPHPQFPPHKVMLWDDHRCCCIGELSFRSDVKSVRLRRDRIVVILLHKILVYNFADLKLLHQIETVANPKGLCEVSCLANSIVLVCPGLQKGQIRVEHYGSKRTKFIMAHDSRIASMALTQDGRLVATASSKGTLVRVFNTLDGSLLQEVRRGTDRAEIQSLAFSSNARWLAASSDRGTIHVFNLKLDPGSPGNTGLQSPPEQPSSPRSPISSISFMKGVLPKYFSSEWSMAQFHLQEGTEYIVSFGQQENTVVVVGMNGSFYRCEFDPGSGGEMRQLEYRDFLKPEQPTES; this is encoded by the exons ATGCCCTCCTCTTCCCCTcctccgccaccaccaccaccacctcctctCTCCACCACATCTTCCACCTCCTCCATCTCCTCCCAACCTCAACTCCTATCCCTCTCCTTTAACCAGGACTCCACCTGCTTCTCCGCTGCCACCGACTCCGGCTTCCTTATCTTCAACACCCACCCCTTCCGTCCCATTTTCAACCGCACCTTCTCCCACTCTCTCTCCCTCGTCCACATGCTATTCCGCTGCAATATCCTCGCCCTCGTCGGTGGTGGTCCCCACCCTCAGTTCCCCCCTCACAAGGTAATGCTGTGGGACGACCACCGCTGCTGCTGCATCGGTGAACTCTCCTTCCGCTCCGATGTTAAATCCGTTCGTCTCCGCCGTGATCGCATCGTCGTCATTCTCCTTCACAAAATCCTTGTCTACAATTTCGCCGATTTGAAACTGTTGCATCAAATTGAGACAGTCGCTAACCCTAAAGGTTTGTGCGAGGTCTCGTGTTTAGCTAATTCGATCGTCTTGGTTTGCCCCGGGTTGCAAAAGGGTCAAATTCGGGTCGAGCATTACGGGTCGAAAAGGACTAAATTTATTATGGCTCATGATTCTAGAATTGCTTCAATGGCTTTGACTCAAGATGGTAGGTTGGTTGCAACTGCTAGTAGTAAGGGTACTTTGGTTAGGGTTTTCAATACTCTGGATGGCTCATTGTTGCAAGAG GTTAGAAGGGGAACTGACAGAGCAGAGATACAGAGCTTAGCTTTCTCTTCTAATGCGCGATGGCTAGCAGCATCAAGTGACAGGGGAACCATTCATGTTTTTAACTTGAAGCTTGATCCAGGATCTCCGGGGAACACTGGTTTGCAGAGTCCACCTGAACAACCAAGTTCTCCGCGTTCCCCTATATCGTCCATCTCCTTTATGAAAG GTGTGTTACCCAAATATTTTAGCTCAGAGTGGTCAATGGCCCAGTTTCACTTGCAAGAAGGTACTGAGTACATTGTCTCTTTTGGCCAACAAGAGAACACAGTTGTTGTTGTGGGAATGAATGGAAG CTTCTACCGATGTGAATTTGATCCCGGATCTGGAGGAGAGATGAGGCAGCTGGAATACCGTGACTTTCTGAAGCCGGAGCAGCCCACTGAAAGTTGA